In one window of Chryseobacterium phocaeense DNA:
- a CDS encoding outer membrane beta-barrel protein produces MKKLSLITGLLAAGMSFAQIKFEKGYIINNSGERTEVLIKNLDWKNNPVEFDYRSEEKSEVKKESIRNIQEFGIDGVSRYVRKKVMIDRSSADLNEMSDTKAPDFKEETVFLKYIVDGKAALLYYDNGPVKRAFYTLNGSEPEQLIYKPYYISEGKIAYNEDFKKQIAEHLNCGIDGKLLSQTEYKEKSLTRIFVSYNQCSGGEIVKYDEEKKKRDLFNLTIRPGINFTSFTRSISYGYKSDDMDFGNKTSFRIGLEAEFVLPFNKNKWAIFIEPTYQSYKSEAEYIESPDTFFEYRTKSTIDYQSIEIPFGVRHYFFLNKDAKIFVNAAYLVDVKVKSNFTQGQSSYDLKGGNNLVFGAGFKYNNRFSAEFRFGTARTLFRNYRNISSDYKTASVILGYTLF; encoded by the coding sequence ATGAAAAAATTAAGTCTGATAACCGGACTTCTCGCTGCAGGGATGTCATTTGCCCAAATTAAATTTGAAAAAGGGTATATCATCAATAATTCAGGTGAGAGAACAGAGGTTCTTATTAAAAACCTGGACTGGAAAAATAACCCTGTGGAATTTGACTATCGCTCAGAAGAAAAATCTGAAGTAAAGAAGGAAAGCATCCGAAATATCCAGGAGTTCGGGATTGATGGAGTGAGCAGATACGTAAGAAAAAAAGTAATGATTGACCGTTCTTCTGCCGATCTTAATGAAATGTCTGATACCAAAGCTCCGGATTTTAAGGAAGAAACCGTGTTTCTCAAATATATTGTAGATGGAAAAGCAGCTCTTTTGTATTATGATAACGGCCCAGTAAAAAGAGCTTTCTACACGCTGAATGGCTCTGAACCGGAACAGCTTATATACAAGCCATATTATATCTCTGAAGGCAAAATTGCTTACAACGAAGATTTTAAAAAACAGATCGCCGAGCATCTGAATTGTGGAATTGACGGCAAACTGCTTAGCCAGACAGAATACAAAGAAAAAAGTTTAACCCGCATTTTTGTATCGTACAATCAATGTTCCGGAGGTGAAATCGTAAAATATGATGAGGAAAAGAAGAAAAGAGATCTTTTCAACCTTACCATCAGACCAGGCATTAATTTCACATCCTTCACTAGATCTATTTCTTACGGTTATAAATCGGATGACATGGATTTTGGAAACAAAACTTCATTCCGGATAGGGCTGGAAGCTGAATTTGTATTGCCTTTCAATAAAAACAAATGGGCTATTTTTATTGAACCTACCTACCAGTCCTATAAAAGTGAAGCCGAGTATATTGAGAGTCCGGATACTTTCTTTGAGTACAGGACAAAAAGTACTATCGATTACCAGTCCATAGAAATCCCTTTTGGAGTAAGACATTATTTTTTCCTGAACAAGGATGCGAAAATTTTTGTCAACGCCGCGTATCTGGTAGATGTTAAAGTAAAATCAAACTTTACGCAAGGGCAATCTTCCTATGATCTGAAAGGAGGTAATAATCTTGTATTCGGAGCCGGTTTTAAGTATAACAACAGGTTCAGTGCTGAATTCAGATTCGGAACCGCCAGAACTCTTTTCCGAAATTATCGTAATATAAGTTCAGATTATAAAACGGCATCGGTAATTCTAGGCTATACTCTTTTCTAA
- the queG gene encoding tRNA epoxyqueuosine(34) reductase QueG, producing the protein MLNSGAEKHTQLIKSKADRFGFQSCGISKAEFLEEDAPNLEKWLKNNFHGEMKYMENHFDKRLDPRLLVEGSRSVISLSYNYFPEEKISALENYKISKYAYAEDYHEVVKEILREMVAELQQEIGEFGFRVFVDSAPVLERSWARKSGIGWVGKNANLITKQNGSFYFLAEIICDLELVPDHATTDHCGTCRKCIDACPTDAIVSEKIIDGSRCISYATIELKNEIPDHFKGRMEDWMFGCDICQDVCPWNRFSAPNRQTKFAPNEALKNFKKGEWKEITQEIFSEIFRKSPVKRTKFAGLKRNIEFLERSSDNNL; encoded by the coding sequence ATTCTCAATTCCGGTGCCGAAAAGCATACCCAGTTAATAAAGTCCAAAGCTGATCGTTTTGGATTTCAGAGTTGTGGGATCTCGAAAGCGGAATTTTTAGAAGAAGATGCGCCGAATCTGGAAAAATGGCTGAAAAATAATTTTCATGGCGAAATGAAGTATATGGAGAATCATTTCGACAAAAGACTAGATCCGAGGCTTCTTGTAGAAGGTTCCAGATCTGTTATTTCACTATCCTACAACTATTTCCCTGAAGAAAAAATTTCAGCGCTGGAGAATTATAAAATCTCAAAATATGCTTATGCTGAGGATTATCATGAAGTGGTGAAAGAAATCCTCCGCGAAATGGTAGCAGAGCTTCAGCAGGAAATAGGGGAGTTCGGATTCCGGGTGTTTGTAGATTCTGCACCCGTGCTGGAAAGAAGCTGGGCCAGAAAATCAGGAATAGGCTGGGTAGGAAAAAATGCCAACCTTATTACCAAACAGAACGGTTCATTTTATTTCCTGGCAGAGATTATCTGTGACCTGGAACTGGTTCCCGACCATGCTACCACAGACCACTGCGGGACCTGCCGGAAATGTATTGATGCCTGCCCTACAGATGCAATTGTTTCCGAAAAGATCATTGATGGAAGCCGCTGTATTTCCTATGCAACAATAGAACTGAAAAATGAAATTCCGGACCACTTCAAGGGCCGGATGGAAGACTGGATGTTCGGATGTGATATCTGTCAGGATGTATGCCCATGGAACAGGTTTTCAGCACCCAATCGCCAGACTAAGTTTGCACCCAACGAGGCTTTGAAAAACTTTAAAAAAGGAGAGTGGAAGGAAATTACCCAGGAAATATTCTCTGAAATATTCAGAAAATCTCCGGTAAAAAGAACAAAATTTGCCGGGCTGAAGCGGAATATTGAATTTCTGGAACGTTCTTCAGACAACAATTTGTAA
- a CDS encoding TIGR02117 family protein: MNVKIILIYILKTLGVLIGIVALYVILALVLPMIEVSGEDDGQPKDIPIYIYTNGVHTDIVMPVKNDLQDWSVKVPFSNTRSKRTDYNYIGIGWGDKGFYLDTPTWADLKFSTAFNAAFWLSESAMHCTYYTAMKEGEDCKMIMISRVQYKKLVKFVEAKFDRDQNGNFILIPTDAVYDVNDAFYDAKGKYSFLNTCNTWSNDALKAAGQRAALWTASDFGIFRHYK; the protein is encoded by the coding sequence ATGAATGTGAAAATTATATTAATCTATATTCTGAAAACTTTAGGAGTTTTAATAGGAATTGTTGCACTTTACGTTATCCTGGCACTAGTTCTGCCCATGATAGAAGTGTCCGGTGAAGATGACGGGCAGCCCAAAGATATTCCTATCTATATTTACACCAATGGTGTGCATACCGATATTGTAATGCCGGTAAAAAACGACCTTCAGGACTGGAGCGTAAAAGTTCCTTTTTCCAATACCAGATCAAAACGAACGGATTATAATTATATTGGAATTGGCTGGGGCGACAAGGGATTTTATCTTGATACGCCAACCTGGGCTGATTTGAAGTTTTCTACTGCTTTTAACGCCGCATTCTGGCTCAGCGAATCAGCCATGCATTGCACCTACTACACCGCAATGAAAGAAGGCGAAGACTGTAAAATGATTATGATCAGCAGAGTGCAGTATAAAAAGCTGGTAAAATTTGTTGAAGCTAAATTCGACAGAGATCAGAACGGAAATTTCATCCTGATTCCTACTGATGCCGTTTACGACGTGAATGATGCGTTTTATGATGCCAAAGGAAAATACAGTTTCCTGAATACCTGCAACACCTGGTCAAATGATGCGCTTAAAGCCGCAGGACAGAGAGCTGCCCTATGGACCGCCTCTGATTTCGGGATTTTCAGACATTATAAGTAA
- a CDS encoding murein L,D-transpeptidase catalytic domain-containing protein — translation MRIIVLMVAVQLICSCSQESRERRSPVPDSVAKKEQRIEPDVSKIKAKAEEALQFCVSKKFSTEFCILIDMSIHSGIKRFFVWDFKTKSVVRKYLVGHGCGSNPWSLDSSKDHPQFSNEDGSHLSSLGKYKLEGRGHSDWGINVKYLMHGLEKTNSNALKRYIVFHSWDQMSDEEVFPNGSPEGWGCPTVSNNAMREIDPMLQNSGKPVLMWIYE, via the coding sequence ATGAGGATTATTGTTTTAATGGTGGCTGTTCAGCTGATATGTTCATGCAGTCAGGAATCCAGGGAAAGACGTTCTCCGGTCCCGGATTCTGTTGCAAAAAAGGAACAGAGAATTGAACCTGATGTATCGAAAATTAAAGCTAAAGCTGAAGAGGCTCTTCAGTTCTGTGTTTCAAAAAAGTTCAGTACAGAGTTCTGTATCCTGATCGATATGAGCATTCACTCCGGGATCAAAAGATTTTTTGTCTGGGATTTTAAAACAAAATCGGTTGTCAGAAAATATCTGGTCGGCCACGGCTGTGGCTCAAATCCATGGAGTCTGGACAGTTCGAAGGATCATCCCCAATTCAGTAATGAAGACGGTAGCCATTTGTCATCATTAGGGAAATATAAACTGGAAGGAAGAGGTCACAGCGACTGGGGAATTAATGTCAAATACTTAATGCATGGCCTGGAAAAAACCAACAGCAATGCCCTGAAAAGATATATTGTATTTCATTCATGGGATCAGATGAGTGATGAAGAAGTTTTTCCCAACGGTTCCCCGGAAGGATGGGGCTGTCCTACGGTTTCCAATAATGCCATGAGAGAAATCGATCCGATGCTTCAAAATTCCGGAAAACCTGTGTTAATGTGGATTTATGAATAA
- a CDS encoding SRPBCC family protein, protein MKHRLFREQQLNCTVETAWKFFSGAGNLSEITPKDMNFIVLTEMENDEIYEGMLIDYYVSPLFGIKMKWQTEIIKVDFQKSFIDFQKKGPYKLWHHHHEFIPNEKGVLMKDTVDYELPLGFLGEIAHTLFVKKKLEHIFNYRYKVLEEMFR, encoded by the coding sequence ATGAAGCACAGACTTTTTCGGGAACAGCAGCTCAATTGTACAGTGGAAACAGCGTGGAAATTCTTTTCCGGAGCCGGCAATCTTTCCGAAATCACTCCAAAAGACATGAACTTTATTGTATTGACCGAAATGGAGAATGATGAAATTTATGAAGGAATGCTGATTGATTATTACGTCTCACCACTGTTTGGAATTAAAATGAAATGGCAGACCGAAATTATAAAGGTAGATTTTCAGAAAAGCTTTATCGACTTCCAGAAAAAGGGACCTTATAAGCTATGGCACCATCATCACGAGTTTATTCCCAATGAAAAAGGAGTACTCATGAAAGATACCGTAGATTATGAGCTTCCCCTGGGATTTTTGGGTGAAATAGCCCATACGCTTTTTGTAAAAAAGAAACTGGAGCATATTTTCAATTACCGGTATAAGGTGCTGGAAGAAATGTTTAGATAG
- a CDS encoding cold shock domain-containing protein, translated as MADSFSKKENFKKKIQKQKEKALRREDRKTNNNKGAEDVFMYVDEFGRLTPTPPEERERQEVNIDDIQLGAAPIVEEDIRKSGIITFHSEKGYGFITEDNTKENIFFHNNSCAQPVKKGNKVSFEKEKSPKGFSAVNIQIIK; from the coding sequence ATGGCAGACTCTTTTTCTAAAAAAGAAAATTTCAAGAAAAAAATTCAAAAGCAAAAAGAAAAGGCGCTAAGACGCGAAGATCGTAAAACGAATAACAACAAAGGAGCAGAAGACGTTTTCATGTATGTGGACGAATTCGGAAGATTGACTCCTACCCCTCCTGAAGAAAGAGAAAGACAGGAAGTAAACATTGATGATATCCAGCTTGGTGCTGCACCTATCGTTGAGGAAGACATCAGAAAGTCAGGAATCATCACTTTTCACAGTGAAAAGGGATACGGGTTCATTACAGAAGACAATACCAAGGAAAATATTTTCTTCCATAACAACAGCTGTGCGCAGCCGGTGAAGAAAGGAAATAAAGTTTCTTTCGAGAAGGAAAAATCTCCAAAAGGATTCTCTGCTGTTAACATCCAGATAATCAAATAA
- a CDS encoding SDR family oxidoreductase, translating into MSTQDVKGKVVLIAGGGKNLGGLLSRDFAAKGAKLAIHYNSESSREASEKTLAEVQALGAEAFLFQGDLTTVGNITKFFDEAIAKFGGIDIAINTVGMVLKKPFGETTEEEYDTMFNVNSKSAYFFLQEAGKKLNDNGKICTIVTSLLAAYTGLYSTYAGAKAPVEHFTRAASKEFGGRGISVTAVAPGPMDTPFFYGQETDDAVAYHKSASALGGLTDIKDIAPLVEFLVTDGWWITGQTIFANGGYTTR; encoded by the coding sequence ATGTCAACACAAGATGTTAAAGGAAAAGTCGTATTAATTGCCGGAGGAGGCAAAAATTTAGGCGGATTGCTGAGCAGGGATTTTGCTGCCAAAGGAGCAAAACTGGCTATTCATTACAACAGCGAAAGCTCAAGAGAGGCCAGCGAGAAAACCCTGGCCGAAGTTCAGGCATTGGGAGCAGAAGCATTCCTGTTTCAGGGAGACCTGACTACAGTCGGCAATATCACAAAGTTCTTTGATGAAGCCATAGCAAAATTCGGAGGAATTGATATTGCGATCAATACGGTGGGGATGGTGCTTAAGAAACCTTTCGGAGAAACCACAGAAGAAGAATATGACACCATGTTCAATGTCAATTCAAAATCAGCTTATTTCTTTCTTCAGGAAGCCGGTAAAAAACTGAATGACAATGGCAAAATCTGTACAATCGTTACTTCACTGCTTGCGGCTTACACCGGTTTATATTCTACCTATGCAGGGGCAAAAGCTCCGGTAGAGCACTTCACAAGAGCAGCTTCCAAAGAATTCGGAGGAAGAGGGATTTCCGTAACGGCAGTTGCGCCCGGCCCTATGGATACGCCTTTCTTTTACGGACAGGAAACGGACGATGCAGTAGCCTATCATAAATCTGCCTCTGCATTAGGAGGATTAACGGATATTAAAGACATTGCTCCGCTGGTAGAATTTCTGGTAACGGACGGATGGTGGATCACCGGGCAGACCATTTTCGCCAATGGTGGGTACACAACGAGATAA
- a CDS encoding DoxX family protein yields MKQNFYLRSALSVILLMHSVVSIFSGDVNDFGRLYLDTIGFKPFGLYLAWAVKLIHLFSVFLIWSDRFVKVVSVSNLFIMVLGIYFVHWQNGWYVVGGGSNGIEFNVLMICCFLQLIFTKYPHGKGENRSW; encoded by the coding sequence ATGAAACAGAATTTTTACCTCCGTTCCGCATTGTCGGTTATCTTACTCATGCACAGTGTGGTCTCTATTTTCAGTGGCGATGTGAATGATTTTGGACGTCTTTATCTGGATACGATAGGTTTCAAACCTTTCGGGCTTTATCTGGCATGGGCAGTGAAACTCATTCATCTTTTCTCTGTATTTTTAATCTGGTCTGATCGTTTTGTTAAAGTCGTTTCCGTGAGCAACCTGTTTATTATGGTGTTGGGAATTTATTTTGTACACTGGCAAAACGGCTGGTATGTAGTGGGGGGCGGAAGCAATGGAATTGAATTTAATGTGCTGATGATCTGCTGTTTCTTACAGCTGATATTCACGAAATATCCCCACGGAAAGGGAGAAAACCGGAGTTGGTAG
- a CDS encoding sensor histidine kinase codes for MKPDRKSKLYVHLLFWVLYYVLEVYLDFYWSRYQFPDTEWQTRLQHTIILEIGYLLIKMLMAYALLFVYEKSRIRKWQAFILYFSIIAAAVLAHRFFTHYIIYPHIYGVVETLDGKEPSGFMNGLVAFNSFMDLIFLAGLMFGVEITRQKNVLKQQYSQLKSEKLDQELTMLKAQINPHFLFNTLNNIYGMALKKADETPDAILQLSKVMRYNIYEATERYISIDKDVENIRDFLQIQQIRHRDLAIRFNEDIDHPSQEISPLILIQFVENAFKHGVSETLGKSFIHIDIKLNNGVLHYHIENSKEEKPHGNSTKIGLKNIRRQLELLYPKHILTVESTNDRYIVTLIINLNDPSRF; via the coding sequence TTGAAACCAGACAGAAAATCAAAGTTATATGTCCATCTCCTCTTTTGGGTGCTGTACTATGTTCTGGAGGTGTATCTGGATTTTTACTGGTCCAGGTATCAGTTTCCGGACACAGAATGGCAGACAAGGCTTCAGCATACCATTATTCTGGAAATCGGCTATCTTTTGATCAAAATGCTGATGGCTTATGCACTGCTCTTCGTTTATGAAAAGAGCCGGATCAGGAAATGGCAGGCCTTTATTCTTTATTTTTCCATTATCGCTGCGGCTGTTCTGGCTCACCGGTTTTTTACCCATTATATTATTTATCCGCATATATATGGAGTGGTTGAAACCCTTGATGGGAAAGAGCCTTCCGGATTTATGAACGGGCTGGTAGCCTTCAATTCCTTTATGGATCTTATCTTTTTGGCAGGCCTGATGTTCGGAGTGGAAATTACCCGGCAGAAAAATGTGCTGAAACAGCAGTACTCACAGTTGAAATCTGAAAAGCTGGATCAGGAACTTACCATGCTGAAAGCCCAGATCAACCCGCATTTTCTGTTCAACACCCTGAATAATATCTATGGAATGGCCCTTAAAAAAGCCGATGAAACACCAGATGCCATTTTACAGCTTTCCAAAGTGATGCGGTACAATATTTATGAAGCTACAGAACGCTATATTTCAATAGACAAAGATGTGGAAAATATCAGGGATTTCCTGCAGATACAGCAGATTCGTCATCGTGACCTCGCCATCCGTTTTAATGAAGATATTGATCATCCTTCCCAGGAGATTTCACCGCTTATCCTGATCCAGTTTGTGGAAAATGCGTTTAAACACGGCGTTTCCGAAACTTTAGGCAAAAGTTTTATTCATATTGATATTAAACTGAACAATGGAGTGCTTCATTACCATATTGAAAATTCAAAAGAAGAAAAGCCCCACGGAAATTCTACAAAGATAGGATTGAAGAACATCCGGAGACAGCTTGAACTGCTTTACCCGAAGCATATTCTTACTGTTGAAAGTACCAATGACCGGTATATTGTAACCTTAATTATTAATTTAAATGACCCATCCCGTTTCTAA
- a CDS encoding LytR/AlgR family response regulator transcription factor — protein MTHPVSKKYNCIIVEDEPIAAEILENFVLKDEELNLVEKCSDAVYAGSVLNRHDIDLMFLDLHLPVVKGFDFLKKLKKPPLVIVTTAYHQYALEGYELDIVDYLMKPIPYARFTKAVEKFKYLANAEEALLEAADREHIFISSGKKQIKIIFHDIFFIESLREYIHIHTKAGTITVKMPISRIEESLDPKMFVRIHKSYIVSKSKIEVRSASMIQVNGKKLPIGRTYKPSIEW, from the coding sequence ATGACCCATCCCGTTTCTAAAAAATACAACTGCATCATTGTGGAAGACGAACCCATAGCAGCAGAAATCCTTGAAAATTTTGTTTTGAAGGATGAAGAACTGAATCTTGTAGAAAAATGCTCAGATGCCGTATACGCCGGAAGTGTACTGAACAGGCATGACATAGATCTTATGTTTCTGGACCTGCACCTTCCTGTGGTGAAAGGTTTTGATTTCCTCAAAAAACTGAAGAAACCGCCTCTGGTAATAGTCACCACCGCTTACCATCAGTATGCATTGGAAGGCTATGAGCTTGATATTGTGGATTATCTGATGAAGCCCATACCTTACGCAAGATTCACCAAAGCGGTTGAAAAATTTAAGTATCTGGCTAATGCAGAAGAAGCTTTACTGGAAGCCGCAGACCGGGAGCATATCTTTATCAGCAGCGGGAAAAAACAGATAAAGATTATTTTTCACGATATTTTTTTCATCGAAAGCTTGCGGGAATACATCCACATCCACACCAAAGCGGGAACCATTACGGTTAAAATGCCCATCAGCAGGATAGAAGAAAGCCTGGACCCGAAAATGTTTGTGAGGATCCATAAATCCTATATTGTTTCCAAATCTAAAATTGAAGTCCGTTCCGCCAGCATGATCCAGGTGAACGGCAAGAAACTCCCGATCGGCAGGACGTATAAGCCTTCAATTGAGTGGTAG